A DNA window from Stutzerimonas stutzeri contains the following coding sequences:
- a CDS encoding DUF5924 family protein: MPLKILLSRLIDLASRLIRRYPGTVALFGFVSGVASFVLVERHAGLAKVVALVMLISWLWLVLESSLRRNLQRWFGWQVPPPLLRYATQMVHQESLFFIIPFFAITTTWNSGQAAFTGLLGMAALVSLIDPLYYRWLAPRRWVYLGFHALTLFAVLLTALPIIFHLSTPQSYQLALVVAVVLALPSLSGLFPRWSWRTVPGIVLLAVALGAAGWLGRTWVPPATLWLTDVAVTMSLDDRQRKPGKGLREISSAELQANGLYAYTAINAPRGLKERIYHEWTHNGRRVDRIALDISGGREAGYRAWTHKRNFPQDPAGRWRVRVVTEAGQMIGMLRFRVTD; this comes from the coding sequence ATGCCTCTCAAAATCCTGTTGTCGCGCCTGATCGATCTGGCTAGCCGCCTGATCCGCCGCTATCCCGGCACGGTTGCGCTGTTCGGGTTCGTTTCCGGGGTGGCTAGCTTCGTTCTGGTGGAACGCCATGCCGGCCTGGCCAAGGTGGTCGCCCTGGTGATGCTGATCAGCTGGCTCTGGCTGGTGCTCGAATCCAGTCTGCGGCGCAATCTGCAGCGCTGGTTCGGCTGGCAGGTTCCGCCGCCGCTGCTGCGCTATGCGACGCAGATGGTGCACCAGGAAAGCCTGTTCTTCATCATTCCGTTCTTCGCCATTACCACCACTTGGAATAGCGGCCAGGCCGCATTCACCGGGCTGCTCGGCATGGCGGCGCTCGTGTCGCTGATCGATCCGCTGTACTACCGATGGCTGGCGCCGCGACGCTGGGTGTACCTGGGTTTTCACGCGCTGACGCTGTTCGCCGTGCTGCTGACTGCGCTGCCGATCATCTTTCACCTCTCCACCCCGCAGAGCTACCAGTTGGCCTTGGTGGTGGCGGTGGTGCTCGCGCTGCCGAGCCTCAGCGGATTATTCCCTCGCTGGAGCTGGCGCACCGTGCCTGGCATCGTGCTTCTGGCTGTCGCCCTCGGGGCGGCAGGCTGGCTGGGACGAACCTGGGTGCCGCCTGCGACCCTCTGGCTCACCGATGTCGCCGTGACCATGAGCCTTGATGACCGACAACGTAAACCCGGCAAGGGGCTGCGTGAGATAAGCAGCGCCGAGCTACAGGCCAACGGTCTGTACGCCTATACCGCGATCAACGCACCACGCGGGCTGAAGGAACGCATTTACCACGAGTGGACGCATAACGGCCGGCGCGTTGATCGCATCGCCCTCGACATCAGCGGTGGCCGCGAAGCCGGCTACCGTGCTTGGACTCACAAGCGCAACTTTCCGCAAGACCCTGCTGGGCGCTGGCGCGTACGCGTCGTCACCGAGGCGGGACAGATGATCGGCATGCTGCGTTTCCGCGTTACCGACTAG
- a CDS encoding MgtC/SapB family protein, with the protein MEWWAIISSTVASEFSDITDLEDATRVSSRLLIASVLGGLLGYERERKRKAAGLRTHMLVALGAALFVLVPVQAGMSAEEISRVIQGLVTGIGFLGAGTILKGNSAEDVKGLTTAAGIWLTAAIGVAVGLGHEATAVLSTLLALAIFVLMPRLERHTALRAARKRRQTGRST; encoded by the coding sequence ATGGAATGGTGGGCGATCATTTCCAGCACTGTCGCCTCTGAGTTTTCCGACATCACTGATCTGGAGGATGCGACACGGGTCAGCAGCCGGTTGCTGATCGCATCAGTTCTGGGCGGTTTGCTCGGTTACGAGCGCGAACGAAAACGCAAGGCCGCAGGGTTGCGCACCCATATGCTGGTGGCTCTTGGGGCCGCATTGTTCGTACTGGTGCCGGTACAGGCAGGGATGAGCGCCGAGGAAATTTCTCGGGTGATACAAGGCCTGGTAACCGGCATCGGCTTTCTTGGCGCAGGCACTATCCTCAAGGGCAACTCCGCGGAAGACGTCAAAGGCCTTACCACCGCAGCCGGCATCTGGCTTACCGCGGCAATCGGTGTGGCCGTCGGCCTCGGCCATGAAGCCACCGCGGTGCTGAGCACCCTGCTAGCACTGGCTATTTTCGTGCTAATGCCGCGCCTGGAGCGCCATACGGCTCTGCGCGCCGCTCGTAAGCGCCGCCAAACGGGTCGCTCTACGTAG
- a CDS encoding PQQ-dependent sugar dehydrogenase → MRNARVALCFGFGLLVIAGCSETAKLPVGSGYGPAPALPEPNKTLLPTVHIAPAKGWPPGGKPQAAPGLRVDAFASGLDHPRWIHVLPNGDVLVAESDAPAKEQSQGLRGWIAKKIMARAGSGGPSANRITLLRDANGDGVPEQRSVFLENLNSPFGMALVGNDFYVANTDALLRFPYEQGDTRIIATGEKVVDLPAGPINHHWTKNVIASRDGSLLYVTSGSNSNVAENGMQAEEHRAAILEVDPQRKTIRLFASGLRNPNGLAWQPKSGALWTTVNERDEIGSDLVPDYMTSVRDGGFYGWPYSYFGQHVDKRVKPQRPDLVKRAIVPDYALGAHTASLGLAFYEGKLLPPRYNNGAFVGQHGSWNRRPRSGYKVVFIPFREGMPDGQPEDVLTGFVNDAGEAMGRPVGVAADQTGALLVADDVGNIIWRISPIDR, encoded by the coding sequence ATGCGCAACGCTCGAGTCGCCCTCTGCTTCGGTTTCGGCCTGCTTGTTATTGCAGGCTGCAGCGAAACTGCGAAGCTCCCGGTGGGATCAGGCTACGGTCCAGCGCCGGCGCTGCCGGAGCCGAACAAGACGCTCCTGCCAACAGTGCACATCGCCCCGGCCAAGGGCTGGCCGCCAGGTGGCAAACCGCAGGCAGCGCCTGGCCTGCGCGTGGATGCATTCGCCAGTGGCCTGGACCACCCACGCTGGATTCATGTATTGCCCAACGGGGACGTGCTGGTAGCCGAAAGCGATGCGCCGGCAAAGGAGCAGAGCCAGGGCCTGCGCGGCTGGATCGCCAAGAAGATCATGGCCCGTGCCGGCTCCGGCGGCCCTAGCGCCAACCGCATCACCTTGCTGCGTGATGCTAACGGCGATGGTGTGCCGGAGCAGCGGAGCGTCTTTCTGGAAAACCTCAACTCACCGTTCGGCATGGCGCTGGTTGGCAATGACTTCTACGTAGCCAATACCGATGCGCTCCTTCGCTTCCCGTACGAGCAAGGCGACACCCGCATTATTGCGACTGGCGAGAAGGTGGTGGATTTGCCTGCCGGGCCGATCAACCATCACTGGACCAAGAACGTTATCGCCAGCCGGGACGGCTCGCTGCTGTACGTCACCAGTGGCTCAAACAGCAATGTGGCCGAGAATGGCATGCAGGCCGAAGAGCATCGTGCAGCCATCCTCGAAGTCGACCCGCAGCGTAAAACCATACGCCTGTTCGCATCAGGCTTGCGCAACCCCAACGGCCTTGCCTGGCAGCCGAAAAGCGGTGCGCTGTGGACCACGGTGAACGAACGCGATGAGATCGGCAGTGATCTGGTGCCCGACTACATGACCTCGGTCAGGGACGGCGGGTTCTATGGCTGGCCCTACAGTTACTTCGGCCAGCACGTCGATAAGCGCGTTAAACCTCAGCGCCCTGACCTCGTCAAGCGAGCCATCGTGCCGGACTACGCCCTAGGCGCGCACACCGCCTCGCTCGGCCTCGCTTTTTATGAAGGCAAGCTGTTGCCGCCGCGCTACAACAACGGCGCGTTCGTCGGTCAGCATGGGTCTTGGAACCGGAGACCTCGCAGTGGTTACAAGGTGGTTTTCATCCCGTTCCGCGAGGGTATGCCGGACGGCCAGCCGGAAGATGTACTGACCGGCTTCGTCAACGACGCGGGCGAGGCAATGGGTAGGCCTGTCGGCGTGGCGGCGGACCAGACCGGCGCGCTCCTGGTCGCAGACGACGTTGGCAATATCATCTGGCGCATCAGCCCGATAGACCGTTGA
- the osmE gene encoding osmotically-inducible lipoprotein OsmE, producing MLNRTVYALVPALLLVGCSGNVQNPVDRFTFRDEPLVRDVENGMPQARVLAIGGEPSRTSARAVVPGLCHDYILNHDGKQQPYYVSFDGAGRVDGQGFLTCKQLEENQRNLRR from the coding sequence ATGCTCAATCGCACCGTCTACGCCCTGGTTCCCGCGTTATTGCTGGTTGGCTGTTCCGGAAACGTGCAGAACCCGGTGGACCGGTTCACGTTCCGTGACGAGCCTTTGGTTCGCGACGTAGAGAACGGCATGCCCCAGGCAAGGGTGCTGGCCATCGGCGGCGAGCCCTCCAGGACCAGCGCACGTGCCGTAGTGCCGGGGCTTTGCCACGATTACATCCTCAATCATGACGGCAAGCAGCAGCCGTACTACGTCAGCTTCGATGGAGCCGGACGAGTGGACGGGCAAGGTTTCCTGACCTGCAAGCAGCTCGAAGAGAACCAGCGCAATCTGCGCCGCTGA
- a CDS encoding Rho termination factor N-terminal domain-containing protein — MPRGDKSKYTDKQQRKAEHIEESYEERGVSEKEAEARAWATVNKQSGGGERKGGSGKNKSETTKRAERKDSAHRAADARKGKSPNSGSASSSKSSSTALADMTRDELMDKARERDIRGRSKMRKDELLRALS; from the coding sequence ATGCCTCGTGGAGACAAGAGCAAGTACACCGACAAGCAGCAACGCAAGGCCGAGCACATCGAGGAAAGCTACGAGGAGCGTGGCGTATCCGAGAAGGAGGCCGAAGCCCGCGCCTGGGCCACCGTCAACAAGCAATCCGGTGGTGGCGAGCGTAAGGGTGGATCAGGCAAGAACAAGAGCGAAACCACCAAGCGCGCCGAACGCAAGGATTCAGCCCACCGCGCCGCCGATGCCCGCAAGGGCAAATCGCCGAACAGCGGATCGGCAAGCAGTTCGAAGTCCTCCAGCACAGCCCTAGCCGACATGACCCGCGATGAGCTGATGGACAAGGCCCGCGAACGAGACATTCGCGGCCGCTCGAAGATGCGCAAAGACGAACTGCTACGGGCTCTGAGCTGA
- a CDS encoding ferritin-like domain-containing protein, protein MSYVQLSDKQSLRERARQHVENGAVTESYSADREVVINLLNEALATELVCYLRYKRHYYMATGLKSSAAADEFLEHANEEQEHADRLAERIVQLGGAPDFNPDNLTERAHAQYAEGNGLRDMVFENLVAERIAIDSYREIVQYIGDKDPTTRRIFEDILAQEEEHADDLAGLLDGMN, encoded by the coding sequence ATGAGTTACGTACAACTGAGTGATAAGCAAAGTCTGCGCGAGCGGGCTCGCCAACATGTCGAGAACGGCGCCGTCACCGAGAGCTATTCGGCTGATCGAGAAGTCGTGATCAATCTGTTGAACGAAGCGCTGGCAACCGAACTGGTTTGTTATCTGCGCTACAAGCGCCACTACTACATGGCCACAGGATTGAAGTCGAGCGCTGCCGCCGACGAGTTCCTTGAGCACGCCAACGAAGAACAGGAGCACGCCGATCGGCTCGCCGAACGCATCGTGCAGCTCGGTGGCGCACCCGATTTCAACCCTGACAACCTCACTGAACGCGCTCACGCGCAGTACGCCGAAGGGAATGGCCTGCGTGACATGGTCTTTGAGAATCTGGTCGCCGAGCGCATCGCGATCGACAGCTACCGGGAGATCGTCCAGTACATTGGCGACAAGGACCCCACTACGCGGCGCATCTTCGAGGACATCCTAGCCCAGGAAGAAGAGCACGCCGACGATCTGGCAGGCTTGCTGGACGGCATGAACTAG
- the lpxC gene encoding UDP-3-O-acyl-N-acetylglucosamine deacetylase, whose product MIRQRTLKNIIRATGVGLHSGEKVYLTLKPAPVDTGIVFCRTDLNPPVEIPARAENVGETTMSTTLVNGDVKVDTVEHLLSAMAGLGIDNAYVELSASEVPIMDGSAGPFVFLIQSAGLQEQDAHKKFIRIKREVSVEEGDKRATFLPFDGFKVSFEIDFDHPVFKGRTQTASVDFSSTSFVKEVSRARTFGFMRDIEFLRSHNLALGGSVENAIVVDETSVLNEDGLRYEDEFVKHKILDAIGDLYLLGTSLIGEFRGYKSGHALNNRLLRTLMEQKDAWELVTFDDPQTAPISYMRPVAAG is encoded by the coding sequence ATGATCAGACAACGCACACTAAAGAACATCATTCGCGCCACTGGCGTCGGCTTGCATTCGGGAGAGAAGGTTTATCTCACCCTGAAACCGGCACCGGTGGATACTGGAATCGTGTTCTGTCGTACCGACCTCAATCCGCCTGTGGAGATCCCAGCGCGGGCTGAGAACGTTGGCGAAACCACCATGTCCACGACGCTGGTCAATGGTGACGTCAAGGTCGACACAGTGGAACATTTGCTATCGGCAATGGCCGGCTTGGGGATCGACAATGCCTACGTCGAGCTCTCTGCGTCGGAAGTGCCGATCATGGACGGTAGCGCTGGGCCTTTCGTATTCCTGATTCAATCCGCCGGCCTGCAGGAGCAGGACGCCCACAAGAAGTTCATCCGCATCAAGCGTGAAGTGTCTGTCGAGGAGGGTGACAAGCGCGCTACCTTCCTGCCATTCGACGGCTTCAAGGTGAGTTTCGAGATCGATTTCGACCATCCGGTTTTCAAGGGCCGCACCCAGACTGCCAGTGTGGATTTCTCGAGCACTTCTTTCGTCAAAGAAGTCAGCCGTGCACGCACCTTCGGGTTCATGCGCGACATCGAGTTCCTCCGCTCGCACAATCTGGCGCTCGGCGGCAGTGTTGAAAACGCCATTGTGGTGGACGAAACCAGCGTGCTCAACGAAGACGGTCTGCGTTACGAGGACGAATTCGTGAAGCACAAGATTCTCGATGCCATTGGTGATCTTTACTTGTTGGGAACCAGCCTGATCGGCGAATTCCGCGGCTATAAATCCGGCCACGCGTTGAACAACCGCTTGCTACGCACCCTGATGGAACAGAAGGATGCGTGGGAACTGGTGACCTTCGATGACCCGCAGACCGCACCGATCTCCTACATGCGTCCGGTGGCAGCCGGCTAA
- the ftsZ gene encoding cell division protein FtsZ, protein MFELVDHTPQSAVIKVIGVGGGGGNAVNHMVRNNVEGVEFICANTDAQALKKVEARTVLQLGSAITKGLGAGTNPDIGRQAAMEDRERIAEVLEGADMVFITTGMGGGTGTGAAPIIASVAKEMGILTVAVVTRPFPFEGRRRMQVADEGIRALSDCVDSLITIPNEKLLTILGKDASLLAAFAKADDVLAGAVRGISDIMQRPGLMNVDFADVKTVMGEMGMAMMGTGCATGPNRAREATEAAIRNPLLEDVNLQGARGILVNITAGLDLSLGEYAAVGEIIEAFASDEATVKVGAVIDPDMTDELHVTVVATGLGPRNEKPVKVVDNTVHATVAASAAPAPRQHEHAAVNYRDLERPTVMRNQAHAAATAAKLNPQEDLDYLDIPAFLRRQAD, encoded by the coding sequence ATGTTCGAACTCGTAGATCATACCCCGCAAAGTGCAGTCATCAAGGTCATCGGTGTCGGTGGCGGTGGCGGCAATGCCGTGAACCATATGGTTCGCAACAACGTCGAAGGCGTCGAATTCATTTGCGCCAATACCGACGCCCAGGCGCTCAAGAAGGTTGAAGCGCGCACCGTGCTGCAGCTCGGCTCCGCCATCACCAAGGGTCTGGGCGCTGGTACCAACCCGGACATCGGCCGTCAGGCCGCGATGGAAGACCGTGAGCGCATTGCCGAAGTGCTGGAAGGCGCAGACATGGTGTTCATCACCACCGGCATGGGTGGTGGCACCGGTACCGGCGCTGCGCCGATCATTGCTTCGGTAGCCAAGGAAATGGGCATCCTTACCGTCGCTGTGGTCACCCGTCCGTTCCCCTTCGAGGGCCGTCGCCGCATGCAGGTAGCCGATGAAGGCATCCGCGCGCTTTCCGATTGCGTCGATTCCTTGATCACTATACCCAACGAGAAACTGCTGACCATTCTCGGCAAAGACGCCAGCCTGCTGGCCGCCTTCGCCAAGGCCGATGACGTGCTGGCCGGAGCCGTTCGCGGTATCTCCGACATCATGCAGCGTCCGGGCCTGATGAACGTCGACTTCGCCGACGTCAAGACCGTCATGGGCGAGATGGGTATGGCGATGATGGGTACTGGCTGCGCAACTGGCCCGAACCGGGCTCGCGAGGCTACTGAAGCGGCCATTCGCAACCCGCTGCTGGAAGACGTCAACCTGCAGGGCGCCCGCGGCATCCTGGTGAACATCACTGCCGGTCTGGACCTGTCGCTGGGCGAGTACGCCGCAGTAGGCGAGATCATCGAAGCCTTCGCGTCCGATGAGGCCACCGTAAAGGTTGGTGCAGTCATCGATCCGGATATGACCGACGAGCTGCACGTTACCGTCGTCGCGACCGGTCTCGGTCCGCGCAACGAGAAACCGGTCAAGGTCGTCGACAACACCGTGCATGCCACTGTTGCCGCTTCTGCTGCTCCGGCCCCGCGCCAGCATGAGCACGCCGCAGTCAACTACCGTGACCTGGAGCGCCCGACCGTGATGCGTAATCAGGCGCATGCAGCTGCCACTGCAGCCAAGCTGAACCCGCAGGAGGATCTGGATTATCTGGATATCCCTGCGTTCCTGCGTCGTCAGGCCGATTGA
- the ftsA gene encoding cell division protein FtsA, which produces MSSVQSGKMIVGLDIGTSKVVALVGEVTADGELEIVGIGTHPSRGLKKGVVVNIESTVQSIQRAIEEAQLMAGCRIHSAFVGLAGNHIRSLNSHGIVAIRDREVSTADLERVLDAAQAVAIPADQRVLHTLPQDYVIDNQEGVREPLGMSGVRLEAKVHVVTCAVNAAQNVEKCVRRCGLEVDDIILEQLASAHAVLTDDEKELGVCLVDIGGGTTDICIFTEGAIRHTAVIPIAGDQVTNDIAMALRTPTQYAEEIKIRYACALAKLAGAGETIKVPSVGDRPPRELSRQALAEVVEPRYDELFTLIQAELRRSGYEDLVPAGIVLTGGTAKMEGAIDLAEEIFHMPVRLGVPHSVKGLSDVVRNPIYSTGVGLLLYGLHKQTDGLPVPGIGNFAEESKTSVLDRLKGWIQGNF; this is translated from the coding sequence ATGTCGAGCGTGCAAAGCGGCAAGATGATCGTCGGCCTGGACATTGGCACCTCCAAGGTGGTGGCGCTGGTCGGTGAAGTGACCGCCGACGGCGAACTGGAAATCGTGGGAATCGGTACCCATCCTTCCCGCGGTTTGAAGAAGGGCGTGGTGGTCAATATCGAATCCACCGTGCAGTCGATCCAGCGCGCGATCGAAGAAGCCCAGCTGATGGCTGGCTGCCGCATCCATTCGGCCTTCGTTGGTCTGGCCGGTAACCATATTCGCAGCCTGAATTCCCATGGCATCGTCGCGATTCGCGACCGCGAGGTCAGTACCGCCGATCTGGAGCGCGTCCTCGATGCAGCCCAGGCCGTGGCGATCCCGGCTGATCAGCGCGTACTGCACACGCTGCCGCAGGATTATGTGATCGACAACCAGGAAGGCGTGCGTGAGCCCCTGGGCATGTCCGGTGTGCGCCTGGAGGCCAAGGTCCATGTGGTCACCTGTGCGGTGAATGCTGCGCAGAACGTCGAGAAGTGCGTGCGTCGCTGCGGTCTCGAGGTGGACGACATTATCCTCGAGCAACTGGCTTCGGCGCATGCCGTGCTGACTGATGATGAGAAAGAACTGGGTGTCTGCCTTGTAGACATCGGCGGTGGCACCACTGATATCTGCATCTTCACCGAAGGCGCGATTCGTCATACGGCGGTCATTCCGATCGCGGGCGACCAGGTCACCAATGACATTGCCATGGCACTGCGCACGCCGACTCAGTATGCCGAAGAGATCAAGATTCGCTATGCTTGCGCGTTGGCCAAGCTGGCAGGCGCAGGCGAGACCATCAAGGTCCCTAGTGTCGGCGATCGTCCGCCGCGCGAGCTCTCTCGCCAGGCTTTGGCAGAGGTTGTCGAGCCGCGTTACGACGAGCTGTTCACCCTGATCCAGGCCGAACTGCGGCGCAGCGGTTACGAGGATCTGGTCCCGGCCGGGATCGTTCTCACTGGCGGTACAGCGAAGATGGAAGGAGCCATCGACCTGGCCGAGGAAATCTTTCACATGCCGGTGCGCCTTGGCGTGCCGCACAGCGTCAAGGGACTGAGCGACGTAGTACGCAACCCAATCTATTCGACGGGCGTGGGCCTGCTGCTGTACGGACTGCACAAGCAGACCGACGGCCTTCCCGTGCCTGGTATCGGCAATTTCGCCGAGGAATCAAAGACGTCTGTTCTGGACCGGCTCAAGGGCTGGATTCAGGGCAATTTTTAA
- a CDS encoding cell division protein FtsQ/DivIB has protein sequence MIATLRHSQPGSGRASRKPAQRGASRLVQPQPLSQRLPKPNFAGLKRFVWPVLLVGLVVGLYELGERLLPYADRPIAKVSVQGELGYVSREAVQQRIAPFVEQSFFKVDLNAMRHQLEQMPWIAHVEVRRVWPDQVMVRLDEQLPIARWGGEALLNNKGQAFSPDDLSRYEHLPHLYGPKRAQQRVMQQYQMLSQMLRPLGFSISRLELRERGSWFLTTNQGIELLLGRDQVVEKMRRFTAIYQKALEQESEKIARIDLRYANGLAVAWHEPIPTATDTTVAAKN, from the coding sequence ATGATTGCGACGCTGCGCCACTCGCAACCCGGTAGCGGCCGTGCTTCGCGCAAGCCCGCGCAGCGGGGCGCGAGCCGCCTGGTGCAACCGCAGCCGCTGTCACAGCGCCTGCCGAAGCCGAATTTCGCCGGGCTGAAGCGTTTCGTCTGGCCGGTACTGCTGGTCGGGCTGGTGGTCGGGCTCTACGAGCTGGGTGAGCGGCTGTTGCCTTACGCCGACCGGCCGATCGCGAAGGTCAGCGTGCAGGGCGAACTGGGCTATGTAAGCCGCGAGGCGGTCCAGCAGCGTATCGCGCCTTTCGTCGAGCAGAGTTTCTTCAAGGTTGATCTGAACGCGATGCGTCACCAACTCGAACAGATGCCCTGGATCGCACATGTCGAAGTTCGTCGCGTCTGGCCGGACCAGGTAATGGTGCGTCTGGATGAGCAATTGCCGATTGCCCGTTGGGGGGGCGAAGCATTGCTTAACAATAAAGGACAGGCTTTCTCGCCGGATGACCTGAGCCGATATGAACACTTGCCACATTTATATGGTCCGAAGCGGGCCCAACAGCGTGTCATGCAGCAATACCAGATGCTCAGCCAGATGCTGCGCCCGCTGGGATTCTCCATTTCCCGTCTCGAACTGCGTGAACGTGGGAGCTGGTTCCTGACCACCAATCAGGGCATCGAGTTACTGCTGGGGCGGGACCAGGTTGTAGAAAAAATGCGTCGCTTCACTGCCATCTATCAAAAGGCGCTGGAGCAGGAAAGCGAAAAGATCGCACGGATCGATCTGCGCTATGCGAACGGCCTGGCCGTTGCCTGGCATGAGCCGATCCCGACTGCGACGGATACGACCGTCGCTGCGAAGAATTGA
- a CDS encoding D-alanine--D-alanine ligase, which yields MTALHSTRDPKTFGRVAVLFGGKSAEREVSLKSGAAVLAALQEGGVDAFGIDAADDLLQRLSSERIDRAFIVLHGRGGEDGSMQGLLECAGIPYTGSGILASALAMDKLRTKQVWQSLGLPTPQHAVLASEDDCKAAADTLGFPLIVKPAHEGSSIGMAKVADLAALIDAWRAASAYDSQVLVEQWIQGPEFTVAVLHGQVLPPIGLGTPHSFYDYDAKYLASDTQYRIPCGLDAGREEELKVLSARACEAVGIRGWARVDVMQDAGGDFWLLEVNTVPGMTDHSLVPMAARATGLDFQQLVLSILDDSLEAGN from the coding sequence ATGACTGCCCTGCATTCGACGCGCGACCCGAAGACGTTCGGTCGGGTTGCCGTGCTCTTCGGCGGCAAGAGTGCCGAACGCGAAGTGTCCCTGAAGTCCGGCGCCGCAGTGCTCGCTGCTTTGCAGGAAGGGGGCGTCGATGCCTTCGGCATTGATGCCGCCGATGACCTGTTGCAGCGCCTGAGCAGCGAGCGGATCGATCGTGCCTTTATCGTCCTGCACGGTCGTGGCGGCGAAGACGGCAGCATGCAGGGCCTGCTGGAATGCGCCGGCATTCCCTACACCGGCAGTGGCATCCTGGCCTCGGCCCTGGCCATGGACAAGCTGCGTACCAAGCAGGTGTGGCAGAGCCTTGGCCTGCCGACGCCGCAACATGCGGTGCTGGCTAGCGAGGACGATTGCAAAGCCGCGGCCGATACGTTGGGTTTTCCGCTGATCGTCAAGCCGGCGCATGAGGGTTCGAGCATCGGCATGGCCAAGGTCGCGGATCTCGCCGCGCTGATCGACGCTTGGCGCGCAGCGAGCGCCTACGATTCGCAAGTGCTGGTCGAGCAGTGGATCCAGGGCCCTGAATTCACTGTGGCCGTATTGCATGGGCAGGTGTTGCCGCCGATCGGCCTGGGCACACCGCACAGCTTCTACGACTACGACGCCAAGTACCTGGCCTCCGATACCCAGTACCGAATCCCCTGTGGTCTCGATGCTGGTCGGGAGGAGGAACTCAAGGTGCTGTCGGCTCGCGCCTGCGAAGCGGTTGGCATTCGTGGTTGGGCTCGGGTCGACGTGATGCAGGATGCCGGTGGCGATTTCTGGCTGCTGGAAGTGAACACCGTGCCCGGCATGACCGATCACAGCCTGGTACCGATGGCGGCGCGCGCTACCGGTCTGGATTTCCAGCAGTTGGTCCTGAGCATTCTCGATGACAGCCTCGAGGCGGGGAACTAA